The genomic stretch CGTCGACGTGGCCGGCGTCGTTAATACCGAGTGCTGAGTGCAACTCAACGTAAAACGCGATCGTATCCGTACCACCAATTCCCGCATTCGGCTGGCCGGTCGGACCATAACCGTACTCGGGCGGAATTGAGACGATCACTTTCGATCCCACGGGTAGTCCGCTCAGACCTTCCGTCCAGCCACGAATCACTTGCTGCAACGAAAACGAGCTCGGCTCACCGCGTTCGAAAGACGAATCGAAAGGATCCGACGATCCCCACACCTGCCCCACATAGTGAGCAACGACGACGTCGCCAGCCTCGACGATCCGGCCCGTGCCTTCTTCCACGACCTCAACCTTGAGGCCCTCAACGGGATTTGGCCCCGGGAATGCAAGCTTGGGGTGCTCACCGGACGTGTCTAACGTGGGCATGTCCGTGCCATATTCGATAGGGCTCGCAGTCTCACTCGGGTCTGCGCTCGGAGAAGGATCATCGCTTCCCGAACAGCCGCTCAAAAGTAATGCCAGCGCCGCAACCATGGCAAGTTTTCGCATCTATTCTCCTCACAAGAATATTCCCCACCCAAAGGTGGGGAATACCAAAAACGTATCAGTGGAACGAGTCACCACACGCGCAGGTACCGACAGCCTGCGGGTTATCGATCGTGAATCCCTGACGTTCAATCGAATCAGCAAAGTCGATCGTGGCACCGTCCAAATAGGGTGCCGACTTCGCGTCCACCAACACTTCGACACCGTCGAAGTCGCGAACCAGGTCGTCATCGAAGAAGCGCTCATCGAAATAAAGCTGGTACATCAGGCCGGAGCAGCCACCGGGCTGGACGGCAATGCGTAGACGCAGGTCGTCACGGCCTTCCTGGTCGAGAAGAGACTTGACCTTATTCGCAGCGACCTGTGTGAGGGTCACGCCGTGAGTCTGGGTGTCGACCGTTTCGCTCATAGTTACCTCCAAATAAGTTACTGGTCTTAGAGTACCCGTTTGCTGGCTGGCGTCTCTAGACCCGCGCCGCGAGCTTAAGCTTTAGGCGCACCCCTGCACTCTATCGGGTAACGATCGCTGGCGCTACGGGGTTAAAAATCCCAGCCCCACGTGCGGGCTATCCGTGCCACGGCGTCGTCGAGAAGCGGCGGGATCGTTGATATGGCTGCCAAATCGTCGCTATCGCCAGCAAAGGCGCGCTCGGGGCGCAGCTCGTAACTACCGTGCAAACCGAGCCGCGGCAGTTCACCTTTACGCAAACCCGAACTGTCAGTGAGAAGTACCACTGGCACGCCGATATCCTGTGCTTGGGTAGCTGCGGCGTGCAATCCGGTGGGTAAATCGACGCCGACTGCCCCGCACACGTACACCACAAGATCAACGTCACTGGGCACGGACACCAGATGCTCACCGATCGTGCGTAGTTGCCCGCCCATGAGATCAAGCAACATTCCTAAACCGCCGCCCACGCCGGCCCACCCGGCTCGCGGATTGATAGTTGGCCCGTTGAGGAGCGACGTACGCCCAGCCCGTTGCGCTGCTCGGGTCAGTTCGACCACCCATTCTCCCGCGCGCCGCTCAAAGTTTTGGGCCGCAGCACCATCTGCGCCGGCATCATGCCACGCCCTAGCCATGCCGCCCACTCCGGTCAGCGGCAGGTCGCCACTATAGGTGGCAGTCAGCCGCAGGTCGCCAAGCGTGCGACGTGCCCTGGCAACGATGTCGCTCAGGTCGAAGGGCTCTGCGAGGACATCGAGTTCTACTCCGGCGAGCTTGCCAAGGAATCCAAGCCCCAGATCTGAATGGGTCATGAGCCTCGGCACGTGCACGTGCACCGCGGTCGAGCCCGCTTCTTTGAGCGCAAGAATATCGCCACCAAGAAAGGCGGTGGATCCAATCGGCGAGCCCTCCCCCGCCCAGCTCACCGCGTCTGCCAGATCGATGAACGCGGCGCCGGGCCACGTCCAGTGCACGCGGCGCGGCGCGGTGTCGATATAGTTCGGTTGCGCGTGTGGATGCCGTGCGGCCACGACGTCGTCAAGACCAGTGCCCACGTGCGCAACCGTCTGGCCCTCGGACGTGAGCAGGCATTCGACGTCGTCATCGCGCACGGATAGCCACGCGCTCATCGCCCGTGTGGCAACAGCGCGTGGCCCCATGCCCGGCAAAGCCGAACAGATGAGTGCGACTTTCAGTGTTATTCTCCGAGCCTCGTCAGCAAAAGCGCTTCGGCAACAATGGCATGCCGCCAGTCGCCAAGGTGCAGGGATTCGTTCTCAGAGTGTGCGCGGGTGTCCGGGTCTTCCACGCCGGTCACCAGAATCTGCGCCTTCGGGAACACCTTCGAAAGATCAGAAATGAATGGGATTGACCCGCCCACGCCAATCTCCACCGAATCGGTGCCCCAGGCTTCACTCAGTGCCCATTGCATGAGCTTAAACGTGTCCGTACGCTCGCCAGCTTCGAAGGACGGGCCGCGCTCGTCGATCGTCACGTCGACGTGAGCGCCGAATGGAGCGTTGGCCTTGAGGTGTGCCACGAGAGCATCGGCGGCTTCGGACACGTCCTGACCGGGAGCAACGCGCAGCGAGAGCACAAAACGTGTAGACGGGATGAGAGTGTTCGACACGAGATCCACTGGTGTCACGTCCATCGCGGTCACAGAAATCGCGGGTTTGGTCCACATCCGTGACGTCAGCGATCCCTCACCGGCAAGTTGTACGCCCTCGAGCACGCCGGCATCCGCACGGAACTCCTCTTCCGGATAGTCGACGTCGGTCTCATCTTTCGACACCAGACCTTCGATCGCGACGTTTCCGGCCTCATCGTGCAAGGTGGCAATCAGGCGCGAGGCCAGCGTGACCGAATCAAGCACCGGTCCGCCATACATACCCGAGTGCAGTGCGTGATCGAGCGCACTAACCGTGACTGTCACTTGAGTAACGCCGCGCAACGACGTCGTCAGCGCAGGGATTCCCACTTTCCAGTTACTCGAATCGGCGACGACGATGACGTCCGCTGCCAAATCGTCCTTGTACTTTTCGAGGAAGTCGACGAAGGTGGGCGAGCCTATCTCTTCTTCACCTTCGATAAACAGGACGATGCCGACGCCGGGGCGCGCCGCTTCGATGGCTGTCAGGTGGGCGATCACGCCGGCCTTGTCGTCGCCGGTGCCGCGCCCGTACAGGCGTCCATCACGCTCAACAGCCACGAAAGGTTCGGAATCCCACAGGTCACGATCGCCTGGAGGTTGCACGTCGTGGTGTGCATACAACATGACAGTCGGCTTGCCGGGTGCGGCCGGGCGGGTCGCCAAAATAGCTGGGCGGCCCTTCTTACCGTTTGCTTCCAACTCGATGACGCGCGTGTCTAACCCGAGCTTGTTGGCACGCTCGGCGATCCACCGGGCGGATTCCACCATGTGACGCTGATCGAAAGAATCGGCGGACACGGAAGGAATCGCAACCAGATCAATGAGGTCCGCGGTTGCCTGCTCCATACGTTCGTCAACTGACGCAATAACATCTTGATATCCCATGACCATAGCCTACGCCGGGTGGCGGGGTTAACCCGAAATGACCACGTGAATGTGGCAGGTAACAATTACACTAAGGGCGGATAACCGCAAAGCTGAAGGATAACTGTGTTCGGACCTAAGAAGAATAAGGAAGAAAACCGCGACCTCGCACCCAAGAAGAAGGCGCTGCCCAAAGGCTACACGCCAGCAAAGGGTGCGCCAACGCCACGCCGTAAAGACGTGGAAGCTGCGCGGCGTCGTCCCCTTGTCTCCGACACGAAATCGTTAACACGTGAAGAACGGCGCGCCCGCAAAGCTGAAAGCCGAGCCAAATCGAACGAGATTTATCGCAAACAACAAGAAGCGATGCGCACCGGCGACGAACGCAATATGCCCATCCAGCATCGCGGCCCCGAACGGCGTTTCGCCCGCGACTTCGTGGACGCCTCCGGGCCGCTATCCGCGTTCTTTATGCCCGTCGCGCTCATGATCCTGCCGCTCATGTTTCTCCAACCTAAGTGGCCTGATGTGATCATTCCGATCGTGTGGACGATGTACGGCGTGTTCCTGCTCATGACGATCGTCGCGTTCATGACCGGCTACCGTGCCAAACTACTTGTGGAATACCGGTTTGATAACGTGCCGCGCGGACTCATGCTTCAGATGGTTGGCCGCGCTTTTTACCTGCGCCGCTGGCGTTTGCCTAGCCCGCAAGTGGCACGCGGCGAATATCCCGACGGCGGTTCACCTGCCGACTTGAAAGCCGCCCGCAAAGCACGGCGCGCTAAGAAAAAGGGAAAGTAAGGCGGCGTTACGTTATTGGCGTGCGGCAAGGGCTGCGGGCCGAGACCACGCCAGCCACGCTAGTGCAACGACCACACCGAGCGTTGGCAGATAGTAGTAGGTTGATCCAGCTTCAAACCAGGGGCTCACCCGGGCGAAATACTCCGGCCAGATAAGGCCAGCGCCCGCGCCCAAGAGATTGATTAGCCATGCGATCGCGGCCAGGCGTCGCATTCGCTTGCCGTTGTGTACGACGCCGACGCAGCCGGCCAACCACGTCAGTGCAGCAACGATCGTGGTCACAGCGACTAGGTAGTTCCCGGCCACCACGGCTTCGGTCACCGCGACCACGGCACGCCACACGAAAACAGCCGCCCCAACGCATAGCGCCGCGATGATAACCACTGGCCAGCCACGGGCGCGGGTGCGCGTGTCGTTCAGTTGTTCACTCACGTGCTCGTTATCTCCTTTGCGTGCGGCTACTACCATCATGACATGCCGATTATATTTTCGTGTCCGTCTACAAGCGAAATCGGAAAATCGCCCCGGAGGCGGTACCAGATCTATACTGTACGCATGACCCAAATTGAAACCAAAGAATTTTCGCAAGATCTCGCTCGCAATCTCGCCGTTGTCGCGGCAAAGAAGGGCGAGTCTTTTACATTAAACACGCTGATCACTGACAAGGACTTCGTCTCGGCGATCGAAACAGCGCTCGCCACGCTGGATGCCTCGGGTGTCGTGCGCCTAGTGAACCCGGCAGATACGGCGAAGTTGGTGTTCGTCGTCGTCGATCCGGACTCCGAACGCGAAGCTTTCGGCGAGCTGGTACGCGCCGCAGCTGGAGTGGACGAGCTCGTCGTCGCCTCAGCCGTATCCGACGTCGCAGCCGCCGTGGAAGGTGCGCTGACTGGCGGCTACGTGTTCGACGAATACAAGCAGCCAAAGAAGGCTCCGCTTGGCAAGCTCGTCGTGTCAGTGGATGACGACGCCGCCGTGACGCGCGGCCAGGTGCTCGCCGAGCAGATCAATCGCGTGCGTGATCTCGTTAACCTGTCCCCCAGTGAGCTCGTACCTGAAACGCTGGCGCAGATCGCAGAAGATGAAGCCGGAGCGGCAGGTCTGGACGTCAAGGTCTACCGGGAAGACGAATTGGAAGAACTTGGCCTAGTCGGTCTCCTCCAGGTTGGCCGCGGTTCAGCCAATCCCCCGCGCCTAGTTCGTATCGAGTGGAAACCTGAAGGTGCGCAAGGGTCAACCACCGCGCTCGTTGGTAAGGGCATCACCTTCGATACCGGCGGATACTCGCTTAAGCCGTCGAACGCAATGACGGAAATGAAGACCGACATGGCCGGTGCTGCCACGGTTCTCAACACGATCATCGCTGCCGCACGCCTTGGGGTGAAGCGCCACGTTGTGGCCTGGATGTGCCTGGCAGAAAACATGGTCTCAGGTACCGCTGGCCATCCCGACGACGTCATCGTCTACCGCAACGGCAAGTCCGTCGAAATCGACAACACGGACGCCGAAGGCCGACTCGTGCTCGCAGACGGACTCATTATGGCCAGCGAGGAGAAAGCCGACAAGATCATCGATATCGCCACGTTGACGGGCGCGCAAATGGTTGCCCTCGGCGAACGCTACACCGGCGTCATGGGAAGCGACGAGTATGCCGCCACCATCGCCGAGGTTGCCGGAACCGTGGGAGAAGATGCTTGGCACATGCCCCTTCCGGCACACCTTCGCGACACGCTCGATTCGAACATCGCCGACATGAAGAACTCCGGTGGCAGCCGCTTCGGTGGCATGCTCACAGCCGGCCTGTTCTTGAAAGAGTTCGTGGACGCACCAAAGTGGGCACACCTTGACATCGCAGGCCCGTCGTTCAATCGTACGGCTCCGCGCGGTGCCACACCCAAGGGCGCAACCGGCGTCATGCTTCGCACGATGCTCGCCGCCATTGAACGCGACGCCTAAGCGTTAGCAACGGCGAACGCCTAGCGTGCCTGTGTGCCGGGATTCTTCATCGACCATTCCCGCATGGCACGCGGATAGCCAGTCGCAGCAACGTCAAAAAGTGAAATCCCCAGTTTTTCGGCCAGCTCTTTAGCCGCCGAGAAGCTGGGGACTTTACGTCTCGTCCACTCGCCATCAACAGCAACAAGCACGATCGCAGAAGGGTCGCGTGGAGTTTCCGCCTCGAAATATGCCGACACGCCCGAGCGCGTCGCAACAAAGTTTTCTAAATGCGCTGTCGTTTCAGCGCGCTTACGACGCTTGCCGAAAATACCGCCGTCGCTATTCGAGCTCGAACGCCTGCGAGAAAATAGTGCCATTGAACGAGTCTAACTGGCCGCTGTGCGAAGTTCAGCCCGTGGGTAACTTCATGGATATACAAGAATTTTGGATCACAAAGTGGAATACTTAAGGGCGATACAGGTTGGTCTATCCAGCACACCATTAATCTCGAGGGAGAGGTAAGTGACTGATTCACAAGAATACGATGTAGTCGTTCTTGGCGCGGGCTCCGGCGGTTACGCTACGGCTTTGCGCGCGGCACAATTGGGAATGAAGGTAGCGCTCATTGAAGGCGATAAGCTCGGCGGCACGTGTTTGCACCGCGGCTGTATCCCCACCAAGGCGCTCCTTCACGCGGCCGAAGTTGCTGACGAAATGCGCGAGTCGAAGTCGATCGGCATTTTGGGCACCTTCGAAGGCGTCGACATGGGCGCACTCAACAAGTACAAGGACGGCGTTGTTAACCAGATGCACAAGGGGCTCACGGGCCTCATCGCATCGCGCAAGATCGAGGTCATTAACGGCTATGGCCGCCTCGTCAGCCAAGACACGGTTGAAGTTAACGGCCAGCGGGTCAAGGGCAAGAACGTCGTCCTGGCCACCGGTTCGTACTCGAAGACAATCGGCCAGACCATCACCAACCGCGTGATCACCTCCGAACAGGCACTGAAGATGGACTGGGTGCCCAATTCGGTGATCGTGCTCGGTGGCGGCGTGATTGGCTGTGAGTTCGCCTCCGTGTGGAACTCGCTTGGCGCTAACGTGACGATCATCGAAGGTCTTCCCAACCTTGTCCCGAATGAGGACAAGGAAGTCTCGAAGATGCTCGAGCGTCAGTTCCGCCGTCGGAAGATCACGTTCAAGACGAACACGATGTTTGATCGCGTTGAGGAAGACGATTCCGGCGTGCACGTGTTCACCCAGGATGGCAAGCAGTACGACGCCGATGTGCTCCTGATCGCCATTGGCCGCGGCGCTGCCACAGCGAACCTCGGTTTCGAAGAGCAGGGCATCAAGATTGATCGCGGCTTCGTGATCACCAACGAGCGCCTGCACACGGGCGTCGGCAACATTTACGCGGTCGGTGACATCGTGCCGGGAGTCCAGCTCGCACACCGCGGCTACCTCCAGGGCGAGTTCGTGGCAGAAGAAATTGCCGGACTGAACCCGAAGGTCATCAACGAGGATCTGATCCCGAAGGTAACCTTCTCGAACCCGGAGATCGCCTCGGTTGGCCTGTCCCAGGAGAAGGCCGAAGCGAAGTTCGGTAAGGAAAACGTTGAAACCGCCATGTTCAACCTGGCTGGCAACGGCAAGTCGCAGATGCTCGGAGCTCAGGGCTTCGTCAAGATCGTCCGCGAGAAGGACGGCCCGATCGTCGGCTTCCACGCCATCGGCGCCCGCATGGGCGAACAGGTTGGTGAAGGTATGCTGATGACTGCATGGGAGGCAATGCCTGAGGACTTCGAAGGCCTCGTGCATGCTCACCCAACCCAGAACGAAGCCGTTGGCGAAGCGATCCTCGCTCTCGCAGGCAAGCCAATGCACAACTGACCGAAGGAGAATTAAACATGTCTGAACCTATTAAGATGCCCGCACTGGGCGAGTCCGTCGATGAGGGCACGGTCACCACATGGCTGAAGGAAGTTGGCGACGAGGTCGAAGCCGACGAGCCCATACTCGAAGTGTCCACCGATAAGGTCGACACGGAAGTTCCAGCCCCTGCCGCTGGCATTCTCGAATCGATCGAGGTTGGCGAAGATGAGACCGTGGCGGTCGGCACCGTTCTCGGTTACATTGGCGACGGCTCGGGCGCAGCACAGGCTGCTCCTGCGGCTGAACCTGCTCAGGAAGAAGCGCCCGCTGAAAGCGCGGAGCCAGAGCGTGCCCCGGCGTCGGATTCAACCAGTTCTGGGCAGGGCGGTGTCGAAGTGAAGATGCCTGCTCTCGGCGAATCCGTTGACGAGGGTACGGTGACCACGTGGCTGAAGGAAGTTGGCGACGAGGTCGAGGAAGACGAGCCGATCCTCGAAGTGTCCACCGACAAGGTTGATACCGAGGTTCCAGCTCCCGCATCCGGTATTCTGAGCGAAATCAAGGTCGGTGAAGACGAGACCGTTGCCGTCGGCACTGTGCTTGCCATCATTGGTGGCGAAGCTCCGGCACCTGCCGCGCCTGCCGCTGAAGAACCGAAGGCTGAGCCCGAACCGGCCCCGGCTGCACCTGCAGCTCCGGCTGAACCGGCCGCACCTGCTGCTCCGGCTGCTCCCCCGGCGCCTCCGGCACCGGCAAAGTCGGCAGCACCTGAAGATGGCAAGTCTGCCTACGTGACGCCGATCGTGCGCAAGCTGGCGAAGGATCTCGGCGTCGACCTGTCCACGGTGGAAGGCACCGGCGTCGGTGGCCGTATCCGCCGCCAGGACGTCGAAGCTGCTGCTGAGGCTGCGAAGAAGGCGGCCGAAGCTGCCGCAGCACCGGCCGCTCCCGCTGCTCCTGCTGCACCTGCAGCTCCTGCCGCGCCACAGGCTGGTGCCAAGGCGAAGATCGCTGAAAAGGCCAAGGAAGCCGCCTCGCTGCGCGGTACTCGTAAGAAGATGACGGGCGTGCGCAGGGCAATCGCTAAGCACATGGTCGAGTCGCTCGAAACCTCGGCTCAGCTGACCACGTTCATGGAAGTGGACGTCACCCGAATCTGGAACCTGCGTGCTCGTGCGAAGGATGGCTTCCTTGCACGCGAGGGCGTCAAGCTCACGTTCCTGCCGTTCTTCGTGCAGGCTGCAACCGAAGCTCTGAAGGCACACCCGCTGCTGAATTCCTCGGTGGAGGGTAACGAGATCGTCTACCACGATGTGGAGAACATCGGTATTGCTGTTGACACCGATCGCGGCCTGTTCGTACCGGTGGTCAAGAATGCTGGCGATCTCAACATCGCAGGTATTTCGAAGGCGATCGCTGATCTCGCGTCGCGCACGCGCGATGGCAAGATCAAGCCTGACGAGCTGTCCGGTTCCACGTTCACGATCACGAACACCGGTTCCGCGGGAGCTATCGCGGATACGCCGATCATCAACCAGCCGAATGTTGCCATTCTTGGCACGGGCATGATCTACAAGGCACCGGGTGTGGTCAAGGATCAGGACGGCAACGATGTGATCGCAATTCGCAACAAGTGCATCCTGTCGATCTCTTACGATCACCGGATTGTCGACGGCGCGGATGCTTCGCGTTACCTCTTCGATGTGAAGACCCGCATCGAGGAAGGCGACTTCCCAGACGTCCTCTAATCTGGAGGCATCTGGTAGACGTCCGGTAGGCGTCTGAACTAAAACCCGGTGGGGCCTAGCGAACGCCAGGCCCCACCGGCATGTTGGGAGGCATGCGCAGGCGCAGTTCTATGTGCAGGCGCAGTTCCCACCGTTCCCGGGGTACACGTTCGCTTCCCGGGGTACCGAATCCGGCGATTTGTCTACCCCGGGAACGCAACAGGTACCCCCGGAACTGCCAGTGACAGCTGCTAGCGTTCTCCGACTGCCGTACTGATCGGGCAGGGGCGGATCTCGGCTAGTGCGCCCTCGTCGAAGCGCCACCTTCCACAGATCGACTCTGCTTCGTTCATCTCCGGATGTCCTCGCACACGAGCACCCAGTTGCCGGGTCACCACCTGTAGCTCGGGGCCTTGCACATGGAGAACTTCTACCGATAAAACTTCGGTGGTGATGGACTCCACGTCATTGTGTTCCAGCCATGCCCATAGTTCTTCGTCGGCTTTCCGCGCTGGAGAATCGGGAACGGTCAGACGTGCGAGCCCGGGCCAGTCGGAGTCAATGATTGCCTGGTTGCGAGCTGTTATCCGTTCAATTACAAAGGATTCCCAGTCTTCGGCGGGCGTGGCAGCAGGCTGTAAAATGGCGATGCCGAATCCGATGATGAACGCGCTCAATGCCGTCCATGCCATCCATGCTCTGCCCATAGACCAATCACAACATAGTCACTGGCGTAATGATTATCTTTTCCACAACTTTGTGAATCGCTATCTGGACCGCTTTGGATGATAATAGGCGCTGGTTATTAAAGAAGTAAAGGATGAACATGGGCGCATTGAGCGGCTATAAAGAATTACCCAAACTGGTGGGGATTCCCTATTTGCTAATTTCATTTTTCGGGCGGCTACCAACGGGCATGGGAACGATTGGCATCCTCACGCTCGTGGCGAGCGAGACCGGATCGGTGGCAAACGCGGCTTACTGTTCGGCCGCCTATGCGATTGCGAACGGTATTGGGAACGTCGTCATTGGCCGGTTGACCGACACCTATGGTCAGCGTCTACCCTTGCTTGCTATTGCACCTTTCAATATTGCGTTCTTGATCCTGATCGTGGTGTTAGCGGCAGGCGACCCGTCTCCAATAGCACTTGTGGCAAACGCGGCAGCGATCGGTATTACCACGTCTCCGATTGGTCCGCTGGCTCGCGTTCGCTGGTATTCCATCGCCTCGCGTAAGCAGATGCCGGCCGCGATGTCGTGGGAGACGGTCAACGACGAAATGGTTTTCGTGCTCGGTCCAGCCGCAGTCGGCATCATTGCCGCCTCGCTGTCGGCAAGCGCGCCAATGCTCTTGGCAGCCGTACTGGTACTCACTTGCGTGTTTCCGTTCGCGCTCTCACGCCATTCACCCGGGCCGCAGCTCAAGGATTCACAGCGCCCATCATTCGCACATATTGTTCGGCGAGTGCGCACGCCACTCTTGGCGATGGCTTTCTTGGGCATGTTTTTCGGGGCGATGCAGACCAGTGTCACCGCTTTCGCCCAAGCAAACGGTATGCCCGGGATGGGCGGCCTCATCTACGCATCGCTGGGCCTGAGCGCCGCGATCACCGCGCTCATCGCCGTCGGGCTCCCAGCTCGGTTCACCTTCGTCTCGCGCATCTTCGTCGGCGGAATTGGCATGGCCGTGGGTGCAGCGGCGTGTACGCTCGCGACGTCGGGGCTCACGCTCTCCCCATTGGTGTTCCTCGCGGGTCTATTCATTGGTCCGACGGGCGTGGCGATCTTTACGCTGGCGGGAATGTGGGCGCCGCGTGGGGGCGACGGCGTCGCAAACACCGTCATCGTGTCCTCGAACGTGCTCGGAACCGCGGCGGCAAGCGCGCTGATCGGGCGGCTCCTCGAGACGAACACGGACTACGGATTCCTCGCCGCGGCCGCCTGCGGGCTGGCTCTCACGCTCGTCGCTGCGACGACGGGGCGCCGCGACGAACGCGCCCATTCCGCCCGATGAGCCGACGCCGCCGTATGCTTTGAGCACTCGCGGCTCATCTACTACACTCTAAGCAGTTGGCCAAATCAAGGAAGTGCAATGGCAAAGAACAAACCTAAGAAGAAGCGCTGGTGGAGCTACCTCGGGGATGCGTACCGGGTCTCGAAGAAGACGTACCCGTGGGCGCCTTGGGGTATTCTGGGTGGTTTTCTCCTCGGTGTTGTCATCGGTGTTATTGGCGCTGTGACAACCCGCCAGTGGATCATCTGGATTCTCATGGGAATCTTCATGGGTATCACGCTTGCGCTTCTGGTTCTTGTGCAACTTGTCAAGAGGGCGTCCTACGCTCAGATCGACGGCGTGCCTGGCGCGGTTGGTGCCGTGCTCGGGAATATTAAGCGTGGCTGGGTGATCGAGCAGGAGCCGGTGCGTTTTAACGCGCGTACGCAAGATATGGTTTACCGTGCGATTGGCCGGCCGGGCATTGTTCTCATTGCGGAAGGCCCGGCGAATCGGGTTAATCGCCTGCTGAACGACGAGCGCAAGGCGATTAAGCGCGTGGCGCCGTCGGCGCCCGTCCAAGTGGTGAAAGTGGGGCACGACGACGGTCAGGTGCCGATTGACAAGCTGGAAAAGCACATCAAGCGGCTGCCGAAGGTGATGAGTCACGACGAGGTCGCCGCAGTCTCGGCGCGAATGAAGGCAATCCCGACTAACTCTCTGCCGATCCCGAAGGGCATCGATCCGTTTAACGTGCGCCCGGATCGGCGCGCGATGCGCGGCTAACCGCCGTTTACATCACGTTATCCATCCACGATTCGAGGCGATAGCCGGAATCGAGCGTGCCGCTTAGTACCACTACCCCGGTGTTGACGAGCGGCACGAATTCGTCCGGTAGTGCCCCTCCCCCGCGCATGCCCACCCAGAAGGCGATGACCGCTCCATGAGCGAACACGACTGCGCTCTGGTCCCCTTCGGCTTCGACTTGGCGGACGGCGTCGTCGAAACGTGCGAGTACGGACGTGCCGGTCACGTCTGGCGCTCCGGGCATCGACAGATCCATGTCGCCTTCTACCCAGCGGAAGATCGTACGCGAATAGTCGCGGTAGTGCTGTTCCGTGTCGCCGTTTTCTAAATCTCCAGCCTGGATTTCCCGAAAGCCTGGATTGATGTTGATGTTAAGCCCGAGTCGCGTGGCGAGCGGGGTGGCCGTCTGCTGCGTACGGGTGAGGTTCGACGCCCAGATGGTTTGTGGATCGTGGGTGAGAAGTGTGGCGACGACGTCGTTGGCCTGCGTCCACCCTTCCTCGGTGAGAACCGCGCCGGGTGCGGCCGTGTCAATCCTATGAGCGGCGTTGTTGTAAGTCTGGCCGTGGCGGACAAGTATGAGTTTCATTCCCATGCCTCTTCCCATTCGCGTTGGTCGCGATCAAAATCGTCTTCGTCAGCGGCCGTGGCGGCCTCATCTTCGATGTCGGCAGTCACATTACGCAGTGCAGCAATGAGATACGCGTTGTGTGCATCCTCGTGTGTGGGATACGGCCCCATGCGCTCCGCGGCGGCGAACGGCGGCTCCTCCGACTCCACTACCTGCCCCGTTACCATGTTGAACCAGAATGCCATGCTTCGATCATACCCACCTTGAGCTTGCTAAGCTTATTGACATGCAAGCAGATCGAGCACCATTAGGTAATCTTCAACCGGGCGTCGTTTCGCCCATGCGCACCGTTCCCGCATATATTGAACGGCCAGAATACATGTTTCACTCCGGCCCGGAAGTGGTGACGGCCTCGGAGATCAAGTCGCCGGAGACGATTGAGAAGATCCGGGCGGCCGGGCGGATTGCCGCTGATGCTATGCAGCTAGCGGGCGCCGCGATCAAGCCGGGCGTCACGACCGATGAGCTCGATCAGATCGCGCATGATTACATGGTTTCCCAGGGTGCCTACCCGTCGACGCTCGGCTACATGGGTTTCCCGAAGTCGATCTGCACCTCGATCAACGAGGTCATTTGCCATGGCATTCCTGATGATCGCCCGCTCGAAGAAGGTGACATCGTCAACCTCGACGTCACAGCATACAAGGACGGCGTTCACGGGGATACGAATGCGATGTTCTACGTGG from Trueperella bialowiezensis encodes the following:
- a CDS encoding methionine aminopeptidase, whose amino-acid sequence is MAFWFNMVTGQVVESEEPPFAAAERMGPYPTHEDAHNAYLIAALRNVTADIEDEAATAADEDDFDRDQREWEEAWE
- the map gene encoding type I methionyl aminopeptidase → MQADRAPLGNLQPGVVSPMRTVPAYIERPEYMFHSGPEVVTASEIKSPETIEKIRAAGRIAADAMQLAGAAIKPGVTTDELDQIAHDYMVSQGAYPSTLGYMGFPKSICTSINEVICHGIPDDRPLEEGDIVNLDVTAYKDGVHGDTNAMFYVGEVDDESKLLCERTYEAMMRGIKAVKPGRAINVIGRVIESYAKRFDYGVVEDFTGHGVGEAFHSGLIIPHYDAAPRYGDLIEVGMVFTIEPMLTLGEIDWWQWDDDWTVLTKDRGRTAQWEHTLVVTEDGAEILTLPTEGKTSPIIP